Proteins from one Cicer arietinum cultivar CDC Frontier isolate Library 1 chromosome 3, Cicar.CDCFrontier_v2.0, whole genome shotgun sequence genomic window:
- the LOC105851770 gene encoding 70 kDa peptidyl-prolyl isomerase-like, with protein MKKGENALFTIPPKLAYGESGSPPTIPPNATLQFDVELLSWTSVKDICKDGDIFKRILSEGDKWDNPKDLDEVLVKYEVCLEDGKVVAKSDGVEFTVSEGNDVAKVQSIKVFLHKFFKIH; from the exons ATGAAGAAAGGTGAAAATGCACTTTTCACCATCCCTCCCAAGCTAGCTTATGGTGAATCTGGTTCGCCTCCAACAATTCCTCCTAATGCGACACTCCAATTTGATGTTGAGCTGTTGTCTTGGACTAGTGTGAAGGACATTTGTAAGGATGGCGATATATTTAAAAGGATACTTAGTGAGGGGGATAAATGGGATAACCCTAAGGATCTCGATGAAGTATTGG TTAAATACGAGGTTTGTTTGGAGGACGGAAAAGTTGTAGCAAAGTCTGATGGAGTGGAGTTCACTGTCAGTGAAG GTAATGATGTTGCAAAAGTTCAATCCATTAAGGTTTTCCTtcacaaatttttcaaaatccattAA
- the LOC101504991 gene encoding uncharacterized protein — MLCINSSIDAPIKHQDNPWASQISDTSPNQDLDCFLNIDDINEIKDLMQDLTSKHIIPNMEQKIRVLNQQVSATRKGFKNQIKNLWWRKGKEDGADSLKYFELF, encoded by the exons ATGCTTTGCATTAATTCTTCCATAGATGCTCCAATTAAGCATCAAGATAATCCTTGGGCTTCACAA ATATCCGATACCTCGCCTAATCAAGATCTTGATTGCTTTCTTAACATTGATGATATCAATGAG ATCAAAGATTTAATGCAAGATTTAACATCTAAGCACATCATTCCTAACATGGAGCAAAAAATTCGCGTGCTTAATCAACAG GTTTCTGCAACACGAAAAGGttttaaaaaccaaataaaGAATTTATGGTggagaaaaggaaaagaagatgGTGCAGATTCTCTCAAATATTTTGAACTTTTCTAA